From a region of the Drosophila ananassae strain 14024-0371.13 chromosome XL, ASM1763931v2, whole genome shotgun sequence genome:
- the LOC116655460 gene encoding uncharacterized protein LOC116655460 isoform X5 gives MSSRKSGGSGSGGGGGGGGSTGVAVDGGGGGGGALDDNANANDNPTTTTISSGPGESLSEAGEDTSSTTPTPMDADESAPPPSSTEGTETVDGGAEESSEMETNEKEAEGKEEKESKELSPSPKTRTPTPVATPTTASIRITRHSSPLLLLSSPTTARREISVGSDGGATAAGDSEEAVGVGVGVVVSQRKSSVERAVTPVIRGRKSIKDLKEAKEVKSEEAEATGATPEPAAAAPEEPVAAEGSQEPESLPGAAAADEKDHRDTKDTEKDKDKEKEKEKEEVKVKEEEKEKDKEKDKDKEKEKEKEKEKESPKDKKEPVTPTTCNRVTRKSHAQEHQVTNTRVTRNRRQSSTLGFAANSSSAAVAAAATAATNLAATSSAAAAAAAAAAAADQQQPQQQPPPTTTARGRRKKAQTVAAPPLEPAVKRKRSEDAEAETEASNAAKYSKVEVVKTEEAEAPAAEEDVPMKQEPMEASEVVTPPTATAAPAAPISGGTRRGRGRPQNRNSASPAAVTSTRSTRLSKAGSPGVIGQTPPAQEPAAPPKRRRVGSSTRKTASASSLATSSQGGTAADEDSKDSMASSMDDLLLAAADIKQEKLTAEFEDSLLLAESSLPSTSTGASSAPAVASSGSNGHSCIEPLTVETDPAKPKDLLPPPEDASASQPAGEAATAGGAAGTGAVGKAPSLSPEMVSEGVSAVSVRNFYKKPEFLANNLGIEKDPELGEIVQTVSSNATESEEMVVEESPKLDSKKSKPDSEAAKMEDQAEPETEILADGLAEITAEAEDSISIGSMKTGDLRLDDSGEGSEVLLDHGLLLNGAAQHERGQPEAEEEEPEEDPEVRQTKPNSYEDSDHEIMDKLVEEGVLDAAGNPLSQAGVAKLEEELEEDVGTGEVVAAMVNQYILDITEQAEQLLVDKVEFPEENKENLSTAADATAPDGLDIQLALKDEDDEGLPVKNEEQVKHLDLELQLTEKMDVDQDEELDEKPSNGKQEEDDEEQQQQRREQEIHLQNLGLLTLQAAEQRRQDLQEAHTRQAQLQQQQQHHHQHHQHKRQGARGGGSGGSSATHVESSGTLKTVIKLNRSSNGGVGGSSGLPTGTVIHGSGGGGGGGSSVSAGSSSVGSATRKSSGAMGASGVGAATGAVAGVRRQSLKMTFQKGRARGHGAADRSADQPTEDSYYTIQNENEDSSHSEGLGQGEHGFYQMVKKDEKEKILIPEKASSFKFHPGRLCEDQCYYCSGKFGLYDTPCHVGQIKSVERQQKILANEEKLTVDNCLCDACFRHVDRRANAPSYKKRLSAPGHLETGLGNAEKHFAGDGSLTDPSGSGEGGSTTSSGVGGAASGGGGGGAIRACAVKDCSEGAGHSLRRKCIRKSVKKFQLNLDIPAGSSIVWLCEAHYNTVIQFSGCVLCKRRLGKNHMYNITTDTDRLEKALSEMGIPVQLGMGTAVCKLCRYFANLLMKPPDSTKSQKAEFVKNYRKRLLKVHNLQDGSHEVSEADEEEVPHPAESAKDAAVEGGEDSHEMPMVVDYDGPTDSNSSSSSTTNLDANSKQMSKLQAILQQNLGAEVGPAAAGGGGAAGTGGSGAGTGGASGGSGGSGSGADISNVLRSNPNISMRELFHGEEELGVQFKVPFGCSSSQRTPEGWTRVQTFLQYDEPTRRLWEELQKPYGNQSSFLRHLILLEKYYRNGDLVLAPHASSNASVYTETVRQRLNSFDHGHCGGLGGVPPSKAQSATSSHPATGGNSVLATALTTPSSSSSLSADPAPSADPIIPLVELNDDDEEEEDGGDSTEDRESGAGGDNRQAESPLERLSVDKLTKQLSSNAVTIIARPKDNKPAQPSAAASSTSEEVAVVLPTTTKSAAQSHSHSQSQSQSQSQSQSQAKEAPPLVAANANSRSILKTNLLGMNKAVEIVPLTPPASQTQQSGGTPSMASITSVPSIASLANKQAQDQKQHKKLLDMAKMLGNTQKAAANHQQGSEAPAPLKPSGVAQLLNSPPELISLHRRRASATANNSLLGNLSGKRLQLPRTGVAGGPASGGAGGGGPSGNRGGASGGPPPPNVVILPDTLTPQERHESKSWKPTLIPLEDQNKVPNKTHALYQTADGRRLPALVQVQSGGKPYLISIFDYNRMCILRREKLLRDQMLKANNAKLKNAQQQHQQQQQQQQQHQHQQQHQQQQQQHQQQQQQSSAASATAAAFSSMLKLAHQQTARQQLQQLQQKHQQQQQHMPTLQPGGGGGGGGSGGAGGGVGAGLRLARLAPKMPALTNPQIGSQAPNYPSLMPNPMDNSNNSWLWKNFPDSNQYLLNGNGGGGGGGGGSKLPHFTGKPATATSSKAAATSIFNIKHQQQQQKLIENAIMSKIPKSLTVIPQQMGGGSGELGGGGGGGGGGGTSSKD, from the exons ATGTCTAGCCGGAAGTCAGGTGGTAGCGGtagcggaggaggaggaggaggaggtggtagCACCGGAGTCGCAGTcgatggaggaggaggaggaggaggtgccCTGGATGACAATGCCAATGCCAATGATAATCCAACCACCACCACTATTAGTAGTGGACCAGGGGAATCTTTGTCAGAAGCTGGCGAGGATACATCATCCACTACTCCCACGCCCATGGATGCAGATGAATCTGCGCCACCACCATCCTCCACAGAAGGAACCGAAACAGTGGATGGAGGAGCCGAAGAATCATCCGAAATGGAAACCAATGAAAAGGAGGCGGAGGGCAAGGAGGAGAAGGAGTCAAAGGAGTTATCTCCTTCCCCTAAAACCCGTACGCCTACGCCAGTGGCCACGCCCACAACAGCCAGCATAAGAATCACTCGCCATTCATCGCCCCTGCTCCTGCTCAGCTCGCCGACGACCGCCCGCCGGGAGATCTCTGTCGGGAGTGACGGAGGCGCCACCGCCGCCGGCGACAGTGAAGAGGCagtcggagtcggagtcggagtAGTCGTTAGTCAGCGCAAGAGTTCCGTGGAGCGAGCGGTGACACCAGTTATACGAGGACGCAAGTCCATCAAGGATCTAAAAGAAGCCAAAGAAGTCAAGTCCGAGGAGGCGGAGGCCACTGGCGCGACGCCCGAGCCGGCAGCGGCGGCGCCGGAGGAGCCAGTGGCGGCGGAGGGTAGCCAGGAACCAGAGTCCTTGCCAGGAGCAGCTGCCGCGGACGAAAAAGACCACAGAGACACAAAAGACACTGAAAAGGATAAGGATaaggagaaggagaaagagaagGAGGAGGTGAAGGTCAAAGAGGAAGAGAAGGAAAAGGACAAAGAGAAGGATAAGGataaagagaaagaaaaggagaaggaaaaagaaaaggaGTCTCCGAAGGACAAAAAGGAGCCAGTTACGCCCACAACCTGCAACCGAGTCACCCGCAAATCCCACGCCCAGGAGCATCAGGTCACCAACACCCGTGTGACCCGCAATCGCCGCCAGTCCTCCACTCTGGGCTTCGCCGCCAATTCCTCCTCCGCTGCCGTGGCAGCAGCCGCCACAGCGGCCACCAATCTGGCGGCCACAtcctcagcagcagcagcagcagcggcggcggcagcggcagcggatcagcagcaaccacaacaacaaccgccACCCACAACAACAGCTCGAGGACGCCGGAAGAAGGCACAGACGGTGGCAGCACCACCCCTGGAACCGGCCGTGAAACGAAAGCGATCGGAGGATGCGGAAGCCGAGACGGAAGCCAGCAATGCCGCCAAGTACAGCAAGGTGGAGGTGGTGAAGACCGAGGAGGCGGAGGCGCCGGCAGCCGAGGAGGATGTGCCCATGAAGCAGGAGCCCATGGAGGCCAGCGAAGTGGTGACGCCGCCGACGGCAACTGCAGctccagcagctccaataTCCGGTGGGACGAGACGGGGTCGTGGACGGCCGCAGAACCGAAACTCAGCCTCGCCGGCGGCCGTCACCTCGACGCGATCCACCCGGCTGAGCAAGGCAGGATCTCCGGGTGTCATTGGCCAAACACCACCGGCCCAGGAGCCGGCGGCGCCACCGAAACGGCGGCGGGTCGGCAGCAGTACACGGAAAACGGCGTCGGCCAGCTCCCTGGCCACCAGCTCCCAGGGCGGGACAGCGGCGGACGAGGACTCCAAAGACAGCATGGCGTCCTCCATGGACGATCTCCTGCTGGCGGCGGCGGACATCAAGCAGGAGAAGCTCACCGCCGAGTTCGAGGACAGCCTTCTGCTGGCGGAGAGCAGCCTGCCCTCCACATCCACGGGTGCCTCATCCGCGCCAGCCGTAGCCTCATCTGGATCGAATGGCCATTCCTGCATAGAACCTCTAACCGTGGAAACGGATCCGGCGAAACCCAAGGACCTACTGCCACCGCCCGAGGATGCGtccgccagccagccagctggGGAAGCGGCCACAGCGGGAGGAGCAGCCGGAACAGGGGCGGTGGGCAAGGCGCCGTCCCTCAGCCCGGAGATGGTCAGCGAGGGGGTGAGCGCCGTCAGTGTGCGGAACTTCTACAAGAAGCCCGAGTTCCTGGCCAACAATCTGGGCATCGAGAAGGATCCGGAGCTGGGCGAGATCGTCCAGACGGTCAGCAGCAATGCGACAGAGTCGGAGGAGATGGTGGTCGAGGAGTCGCCCAAGCTGGACAGTAAGAAGTCCAAGCCGGACAGCGAGGCGGCGAAGATGGAGGATCAGGCCGAGCCGGAGACGGAAATCCTGGCCGATGGTCTGGCGGAAATCACAGCCGAGGCGGAGGACTCCATTTCGATAGGGTCCATGAAGACGGGCGACCTGCGACTGGACGACAGCGGCGAGGGATCCGAGGTGCTACTCGACCACGGCCTGCTCCTCAACGGAGCCGCCCAGCATGAGCGGGGGCAGCCGGaagcggaggaggaggagccggAGGAGGACCCAGAAGTTCGGCAGACCAAGCCCAACAGCTATGAGGACTCTGACCATGAGATAATGGACAAGCTGGTCGAGGAAGGAGTCCTGGACGCAGCAGGGAATCCCCTCAGCCAGGCGGGAGTCGCcaagctggaggaggagctggaggaggatgTCGGCACGGGCGAGGTAGTCGCTGCCATGGTGAACCAGTACATTTTGGACATCACGGAGCAGGCCGAGCAGCTGCTGGTGGACAAGGTGGAGTTCCCCGAGGAGAACAAGGAGAACCTGTCCACCGCGGCGGACGCCACTGCCCCCGATGGTCTGGACATCCAGTTGGCGCTCAAGGACGAGGACGACGAGGGGTTGCCGGTGAAGAATGAGGAGCAGGTGAAGCATCTGGACCTGGAGCTGCAGCTGACGGAGAAAATGGACGTGGACCAGGACGAGGAGCTGGACGAGAAGCCGAGCAATGGGAAGCAGGAGGAGGATGacgaggagcagcagcagcagcggcgggaGCAGGAGATCCACCTGCAGAACCTCGGCCTGCTGACGCTTCAGGCGGCGGAGCAGCGGCGGCAGGACCTGCAGGAGGCCCACACCCGCCAGGCccagctccagcagcagcagcaacaccatcaccagcaccaccagcacaaGCGGCAGGGGGCGCGTGGCGGCGGAAGCGGTGGCAGCAGTGCCACCCACGTCGAGTCCAGCGGCACCCTCAAGACGGTGATAAAGCTGAACAGGAGCAGCAATGGAGGCGTCGGCGGCAGCAGTGGCCTGCCCACCGGCACTGTGATCCATggcagcggcggcggtggcggtggtggcTCGTCTGTCTCCGCCGGCTCCTCCTCGGTGGGCAGTGCGACGCGCAAATCGAGTGGTGCTATGGGCGCCTCCGGCGTGGGAGCAGCAACGGGAGCCGTAGCCGGAGTGCGTCGGCAATCCCTCAAGATGACATTCCAGAAGGGTCGGGCCCGAGGACACGGGGCAGCAGACCGATCCGCCGACCAGCCAACCGAAGACTCCTACTACACCATCCAGAATGAG AACGAAG ATTCATCTCACTCGGAGGGCTTGGGCCAGGGCGAACATGGCTTCTATCAGATGGTCAAGAAGGACGAAAAGGAGAAGATCCTCATACCCGAGAAGGCCTCCTCGTTCAAGTTCCATCCGGGGCGGTTGTGCGAGGATCAGTGCTACTATTGCAGTGGAAAGTTCGGACTCTATGACACGCCCTGCCACGTGGGGCAGATCAAGTCCGTGGAGCGCCAGCAGAAGATCCTAGCCA ATGAGGAGAAACTCACGGTGGATAACTGCCTCTGCGACGCCTGTTTCCGCCATGTGGACCGTCGAGCCAATGCCCCCTCCTACAAGAAACGCCTCTCGGCTCCCGGCCACCTCGAGACGGGTCTGGGTAATGCGGAGAAACACTTCGCAGGCGATGGCAGTCTAACAGATCCATCGGGTAGCGGAGAAGGTGGCTCTACAACGTCATCTGGCGTGGGCGGAGCTGCCAgcggaggtggtggtggtggtgccatTCGGGCCTGCGCCGTCAAAGACTGCTCCGAGGGAGCTGGGCACTCGCTGCGGCGCAAGTGCATCCGCAAGAGCGTAAAGAAGTTCCAACTGAACCTGGACATACCCGCGGGCAGTTCCATCGTCTGGCTGTGCGAGGCGCACTACAACACCGTCATCCAGTTCTCCGGCTGTGTGCTGTGCAAGCGGCGTCTGGGCAAGAACCACATGTACAACATAACCACG GACACCGATCGGTTGGAGAAGGCACTCTCCGAGATGGGAATCCCCGTGCAACTGGGCATGGGCACCGCCGTCTGCAAGCTCTGTCGGTACTTCGCCAACCTGCTGATGAAGCCTCCGGACAGCACCAAGTCCCAGAAGGCCGAGTTCGTCAAGAACTACCGGAAGAG GCTCCTTAAGGTGCACAACCTGCAGGATGGCAGTCACGAGGTCTCCGAGGCGGACGAGGAGGAAGTCCCCCATCCGGCGGAGTCCGCCAAGGACGCTGCGGTGGAGGGCGGCGAGGACTCCCACGAAATGCCCATGGTGGTGGACTACGACGGGCCCACAGACTCCAACTCCAGCAGCTCCTCGACAACGAATCTGGACGCCAACAGCAAGCAGATGTCCAAGCTGCAGGCCATCCTCCAGCAGAATTTGGGCGCCGAGGTCGGACCAGCAGCCGCAGGAGGCGGCGGAGCGGCAGGAACAGGAGGAAGTGGAGCCGGTACGGGTGGCGCTTCTGGTGGATCAGGAGGAAGTGGCTCTGGTGCCGATATCTCCAACGTCCTGCGCAGCAACCCGAACATATCGATGCGAGAGCTGTTCCACGGCGAGGAGGAGCTGGGGGTGCAGTTCAAGGTGCCCTTCGgatgcagcagcagccagaGGACGCCGGAGGGATGGACGCGCGTCCAGACGTTCCTGCAGTACGACGAGCCGACGCGACGCCTGTGGGAGGAGCTGCAGAAGCCGTACGGCAACCAGAGTTCCTTCCTGCGGCACCTGATACTCCTGGAGAAGTACTATCGCAACGGAGATCTCGTCCTGGCGCCGCACGCCTCCTCCAACGCCTCCGTTTACACGGAAACGGTACGCCAGCGGCTGAACTCCTTCGATCATGGTCACTGCGGTGGCCTGGGCGGAGTACCTCCATCGAAAGCCCAGTCTGCAACATCCTCACATCCGGCAACGGGCGGTAACAGTGTCCTGGCTACCGCCTTGACCACACCCTCCTCCTCATCATCGTTGTCGGCGGATCCGGCGCCATCCGCGGATCCAATCATCCCCTTGGTGGAGCTgaacgacgacgacgaggaggaggaggacggcGGCGATTCCACGGAGGATCGAGAGTCGGGAGCGGGCGGGGATAATCGGCAAGCGGAGTCCCCGCTGGAACGGCTCAGTGTGGACAAGCTGACGAAGCAGCTGAGCTCCAATGCAGTGACGATCATAGCCCGGCCGAAGGACAACAAGCCCGCCCAGCCAtccgccgccgcctcctccACGTCCGAGGAGGTGGCTGTGGTGCTGCCCACGACGACGAAGTCCGCCGCCCagtcccactcccactcccagtctcagtctcagtcgcAGTCACAGTCCCAATCGCAAGCCAAGGAGGCACCGCCGCTGGTCGCCGCCAATGCGAACAGCCGCAGCATCCTGAAGACCAATCTCCTGGGCATGAACAAGGCCGTCGAGATTGTGCCACTGACTCCACCCGCCTCGCAGACCCAGCAATCCGGCGGCACTCCGTCGATGGCATCGATAACGTCGGTGCCCTCGATCGCCTCGCTGGCCAACAAGCAGGCCCAGGACCAGAAGCAGCACAAGAAGCTCCTGGACATGGCCAAGATGCTGGGCAACACCCAGAAGGCTGCCGCCAATCATCAGCAGGGATCTGAGGCGCCAGCTCCACTGAAGCCATCGGGCGTCGCCCAGCTGCTCAACTCCCCGCCGGAGCTGATCAGCCTGCACCGGAGGAGGGCCAGTGCCACCGCCAACAACAGCCTCCTGGGTAACCTCTCCGGCAAGAGGCTGCAACTGCCACGAACTGGAGTAGCCGGCGGCCCAGCATCTGGCGGGGCGGGAGGCGGTGGGCCGTCGGGCAACCGGGGAGGAGCAAGTGGTGGCCCGCCGCCACCGAATGTCGTCATACTGCCGGATACACTGACGCCCCAGGAGCGGCACGAGAGCAAGAGCTGGAAGCCCACGCTGATACCGCTGGAGGATCAGAACAAGGTGCCGAATAAGACGCATGCATTGTACCAGACCGCCGACGGGCGGAGGCTGCCGGCCCTGGTGCAGGTCCAGTCCGGCGGCAAGCCATACCTCATCTCCATCTTCGACTACAATCGGATGTGCATTCTGCGGCGGGAGAAGCTGCTCCGGGATCAGATGCTCAAGGCCAACAATGCCAAGCTGAAGAACgcccagcagcaacatcagcagcagcagcagcagcagcaacaacatcagcatcagcagcagcatcagcagcaacagcagcagcatcagcagcagcaacaacagagcTCTGCAGCGTCGGCAACGGCGGCTGCCTTCTCCAGCATGTTGAAGCTAGCCCACCAGCAGACGGCGCGCCAGCAGCTGCAACAGTTGCAGCAGaagcaccagcaacagcagcaacatatgCCCACCCTGCAgcctggtggtggtggtggcggcggaGGGTCTGGGGGAGCAGGTGGCGGAGTGGGCGCTGGACTGCGACTGGCCAGGTTGGCGCCAAAGATGCCCGCACTGACCAATCCCCAGATCGGCAGCCAGGCGCCCAACTACCCCTCGCTGATGCCCAATCCCAtggacaacagcaacaactccTGGCTGTGGAAGAACTTTCCCGACTCGAATCAGTATCTCCTGAATGGAAATGGCGGCGGCGggggcggtggtggtggtagcaAGTTGCCGCATTTCACCGGGAAACCGGCCACTGCCACAAGCAGCAAGGCGGCGGCCACCAGCATCTTCAACATcaagcaccagcagcagcagcagaagctcATCGAGAATGCCATCATGTCGAAGATACCGAAGAGTCTGACGGTGATACCCCAGCAGATGGGAGGCGGAAGTGGTGAGCTGGGCGGTGGTggcggaggtggaggaggaggaggtacGTCCTCAAAGGACTGA